One part of the Rutidosis leptorrhynchoides isolate AG116_Rl617_1_P2 chromosome 1, CSIRO_AGI_Rlap_v1, whole genome shotgun sequence genome encodes these proteins:
- the LOC139886381 gene encoding uncharacterized protein isoform X2 → MAGAVVMITRLIHLNHRRQTLKPKSLSSSSSSSSSSSLILLSHHHQFIKFPSFGPPSTTMSVSAVTPTTNLPPPLVQHNPQADAATRYTIDERIIGGVDNMVSSFAYHPTGSYTAVWDSTPNRTSSSTSFTKLLELEHCLINPNDKESRVRIVQIVGVEDNQNHKKIVLKNIKVFVEQWYGPFRNGEQLGGCAIRDSAFASTQALCGSQVSGVWEVSNSIATFQDDSPIAILQQLVTVDGIHKEVRDQQNLVLLPKNLWSSIQYDGEQTCCQVGWLLEPGRAITSSCIFSGNAKLKEIVTSSETATPGPAEL, encoded by the exons ATGGCGGGTGCGGTTGTTATGATTACAAGACTAATTCATCTCAATCATCGTCGCCAAACCCTGAAACCCAAAtccctatcatcatcatcatcatcatcatcatcatcatcactaataCTTTTATCTCACCATCATCAATTCATCAAGTTTCCCTCTTTTGGTCCACCTTCCACCACTATGTCTGTTTCGGCCGTCACTCCAACCACCAACCTACCACCACCACTTGTTCAACACAACCCCCAAG CCGATGCAGCCACACGATATACTATAGATGAGAGGATCATAGGAGGTGTAGATAACATGGTTtcttcatttgcttatcatcccacTGGATCTTACACTGCTGTTTGGGACTCAACACCAAATAGAACTTCTTCTTCTACTTCTTTCACGAAACTACTTGAATTAGAGCATTGTTTGATCAATCCTAACGATAAAGAATCACGGGTTAGGATTGTTCAAATTGTGGGTGTTGAAGACAACCAGAACCACAAGAAGATAGTGTTGAAAAACATCAAAGTGTTTGTTGAGCAATGGTATGGCCCTTTCAGAAACGGGGAACAACTAGGTGGGTGTGCAATACGTGATTCTGCTTTTGCTTCCACACAAGCTCTTTGTGGTTCACAAGTGTCAGGCGTCTGGGAAGTTTCAAACTCTATAGCTACCTTCCAAGACGACTCTCCCATT GCCATTCTTCAACAACTTGTGACAGTTGATGGTATACACAAGGAAGTAAGAGACCAACAGAATTTGGTATTGCTTCCAAAAAACTTGTGGAGCTCAATACAATACGACGGAGAGCAAACTTGCTGTCAAGTTGGATGGTTGTTGGAACCAGGGCGTGCTATTACATCAAGCTGCATCTTTTCAGGAAATGCCAAGTTAAAA GAAATTGTAACTTCATCCGAAACTGCAACTCCTGGACCAGCAGAACTGTAG
- the LOC139886381 gene encoding uncharacterized protein isoform X1 — MAGAVVMITRLIHLNHRRQTLKPKSLSSSSSSSSSSSLILLSHHHQFIKFPSFGPPSTTMSVSAVTPTTNLPPPLVQHNPQGCWSEFANNVSGEWDGFGADFSVDGNPIELPENVVPNAYREWEVQVFDWQTQCPTLAQPNNSSLIYKLVKLLPTVGCEADAATRYTIDERIIGGVDNMVSSFAYHPTGSYTAVWDSTPNRTSSSTSFTKLLELEHCLINPNDKESRVRIVQIVGVEDNQNHKKIVLKNIKVFVEQWYGPFRNGEQLGGCAIRDSAFASTQALCGSQVSGVWEVSNSIATFQDDSPIAILQQLVTVDGIHKEVRDQQNLVLLPKNLWSSIQYDGEQTCCQVGWLLEPGRAITSSCIFSGNAKLKEIVTSSETATPGPAEL; from the exons ATGGCGGGTGCGGTTGTTATGATTACAAGACTAATTCATCTCAATCATCGTCGCCAAACCCTGAAACCCAAAtccctatcatcatcatcatcatcatcatcatcatcatcactaataCTTTTATCTCACCATCATCAATTCATCAAGTTTCCCTCTTTTGGTCCACCTTCCACCACTATGTCTGTTTCGGCCGTCACTCCAACCACCAACCTACCACCACCACTTGTTCAACACAACCCCCAAG gttgTTGGTCAGAATTCGCTAATAATGTTTCTGGGGAATGGGATGGTTTTGGAGCTGATTTTAGTGTTGATGGTAACCCCATTGAGCTTCCTGAAAACGTAGTACCTAATGCTTATCGAGAATGGGAGGTTCAAGTCTTCGATTGGCAGACTCAGTGCCCAACTCTTGCACAACCCAATAACTCATCCCTCATCTACAAGTTAGTTAAACTGCTTCCTACTGTTGGTTGTGAAGCCGATGCAGCCACACGATATACTATAGATGAGAGGATCATAGGAGGTGTAGATAACATGGTTtcttcatttgcttatcatcccacTGGATCTTACACTGCTGTTTGGGACTCAACACCAAATAGAACTTCTTCTTCTACTTCTTTCACGAAACTACTTGAATTAGAGCATTGTTTGATCAATCCTAACGATAAAGAATCACGGGTTAGGATTGTTCAAATTGTGGGTGTTGAAGACAACCAGAACCACAAGAAGATAGTGTTGAAAAACATCAAAGTGTTTGTTGAGCAATGGTATGGCCCTTTCAGAAACGGGGAACAACTAGGTGGGTGTGCAATACGTGATTCTGCTTTTGCTTCCACACAAGCTCTTTGTGGTTCACAAGTGTCAGGCGTCTGGGAAGTTTCAAACTCTATAGCTACCTTCCAAGACGACTCTCCCATT GCCATTCTTCAACAACTTGTGACAGTTGATGGTATACACAAGGAAGTAAGAGACCAACAGAATTTGGTATTGCTTCCAAAAAACTTGTGGAGCTCAATACAATACGACGGAGAGCAAACTTGCTGTCAAGTTGGATGGTTGTTGGAACCAGGGCGTGCTATTACATCAAGCTGCATCTTTTCAGGAAATGCCAAGTTAAAA GAAATTGTAACTTCATCCGAAACTGCAACTCCTGGACCAGCAGAACTGTAG